The sequence below is a genomic window from Streptococcus pantholopis.
TTTCTAAACTATTAAAGTTATATTATCTTTTGGAAAATTAATTAAATCGCCGAGGTCAAAATCTTCTGTTTGGCTATCTAAATTTAGTTTATGATTGAACAATCTTTAATCTCTTATACAAAGGAAACTTAATATGAAAAAAAGGAATAACTTAGTCATTATAATCGCATTTATTCTAATTGCAATATTTGCAGTGTTTTTATTCTTTCATCTAAGCAGCAGAAAAGAATCAAAAAACAGCGATACCTACAGTAATTCAAAAACGGTTCAAACTTCGTCTGGTTTTACAAATAAGAAAAAGTCTTCAGAAGAATCCGAATTATCTGCCGACAATTCTTTAAATAATGTAACTCAAGACTCTGAGAAAAACAGTGGTGCCTCTATTACAGAGAAAGTAACAGAAGCAGAAGAAAACAATGCCGGAGTACCTGAAGCAGATCAATCAGCAGCGGATACCTCCAATATCGACATCAATACGATTGCAAATGGTGACTTTGCGACATTGTCCGGGACATGGCAAAATGCTAACGGAGATAGCTTAACATTTGATAATTATGGTTTAGTTTCAGAAAGTCAGTATATTCAGTTTCAAAGTCTACATGATGGAAAAGCTTCTTTCACTATCGGAACAGTTAATGCAGCAACCGGAAGTGCTGCCCTATGGGTGATACCAGCAGGCACCACATCTGTTGCGGGCAATACCTTTGACCAAGATGTGCTGACTGTAGGACAGGGGGCTTATGCAGATTCCACACCTTACTATAAAATTTCAGAATAGAAGCCTAGCAAAAAATAATATTACATTTAGATTACAAATGTTACATTTTTTGCTTGACATTGTAACAAAATAAGCTTACAATAAAAGTGAAAAAGAAGAAGGGAGGAGGAGGATGAAAGGAAATTTTTTAATCCGTGAAAGACAACGTTTTTCTATTCGGAAGTATACATTTGGTGCAGTCTCTGTTTTACTCGGCTGTGTACTATTTTTTGGAGGACAGAGAGTTTTAGCAGAAGAGCAGAATTCTGTTTGTCCTCAAGAAACTGTCGCTGAAGAAGTGAAAGAGTCGGCAGAAGGAGCAATTGCTGATGTTTATTTAGGAACAGCTGAAGATAATCAGCTTCAGACCGTAGAAATTGGGTCTTCTGAGGTTAGTATCTCTGAACAGCAACAGACTTACGATACAGATACAGGACAGTCAGTTGGTGATGGTACAACAGCTGATGTAGTTCTGTCAGAAATGCTGATACAGACAGAAACTGCTGTAACGGATTCTTTTGAGCTGAGTGCAGAGTCCGAAAAACCTGAGACTGCAGATAATTCGTTGCAGCTTGTTTCCTCATTGGAAGAGACTGTTGATCCTGTTCAAACAAGGACAGTATTTAATGTCAATGATTTTTTGGCTGAAAGTAATTTTATATCACCAGTTAGTCTGTCTGAAAGCAAAATGGTTGCTAGTGGCTCACTGCCTAATCAAGGGAATTATGTTTATACAAAACGTACAGAGGTCAAAAATGAACCAAAATTGTCTGCCAGAACAGAATTTTATGTTAATGCAGGTGATAAGGTCTTTTATGATCAGCTTATAACAGCAGACGGCTATCAATGGATCAGTTATCTATCGTATAGTGGAGTCCGTCGTTATGCAGCTATCTCCGAACAAACCTCTGTGCAGGTGCCAAAAATACAAAGTTTAGCATCTCAAGGGTTATATACCTTTACCAAAGAGGTAACTGTTAAAAGCGAGCCAAAGCAATCGGCGCCTGTGCAGTTTGTGTTTAACAAAGGGGAAACCATCAATTACGATAGTGTTTTGGACTCAGATGGGCACCAGTGGCTATCTTATATCAGCTACAGTGGAATTCGCCGATATGTTGACATTGGCCAATCTATTAAGTCTGCTATCAAACCTCAAATAACTGAAAACAAAGTCACTGGTCAGCTGATTATCCAGAATAAAACCTCTGAAGGTTTTGAGGTTTTGGTTACAAATGTCTCTGACAACAACGGTATTGTTAGCGTTAAAGTTCCAGTCTGGACAGTCAACGCGGGTCAAGATGATATTATCTGGTATAATGCTAGTAAACAAAATAATGGTGACTATAGGGTTGCTGTCAAAATCAGCAATCATAAAAATGAACATGGGACTTACAATGTTCACCTCTATTATGTAGAAAATAACGGTAAAACGGTAGGTGTGGCATCAACGCATACAAATGTTGCAGCAGTCAGTACAGTTGCTAGTGCTATTCCCAGCCGAGGTAGCTATAGGTTTACTAAAAACGTTGATGTTAAAAATCAACCAAGATTGTCGGCTAAGACTGAATTTACTTTTACAAAAGGTGAAGCTATTAATTACGATCGAGTACTCACTGAAGACAACTATCAGTGGCTATCTTA
It includes:
- a CDS encoding DUF6287 domain-containing protein; amino-acid sequence: MKKRNNLVIIIAFILIAIFAVFLFFHLSSRKESKNSDTYSNSKTVQTSSGFTNKKKSSEESELSADNSLNNVTQDSEKNSGASITEKVTEAEENNAGVPEADQSAADTSNIDINTIANGDFATLSGTWQNANGDSLTFDNYGLVSESQYIQFQSLHDGKASFTIGTVNAATGSAALWVIPAGTTSVAGNTFDQDVLTVGQGAYADSTPYYKISE